The proteins below come from a single Garra rufa chromosome 3, GarRuf1.0, whole genome shotgun sequence genomic window:
- the ca7 gene encoding carbonic anhydrase 7, whose product MTGHQWGYGEDNGPTEWYKDYPIAEGNRQSPIDIVPSEAVFDARLSPISLSYNNCTSVNISNNGHSVVVEFIDSDERSVIRGGPLENMYRLKQFHFHWGCKGCSGSEHTVGGKTYASELHLVHWNAIKYKSFGEAAAAPDGLAVLGIFLDIGDEHRALHQITDALYMVRFKGSVVDFKGFNPKCLLPNSMEYWTYPGSLTTPPLHESVTWIVLKEPIYVSEKQMGKFRTLLFNGEEEDDRKRMENNFRPPQPLKGRTVRASFK is encoded by the exons GTCCAACAGAATGGTACAAAGACTATCCCATTGCTGAGGGTAACCGCCAATCACCTATTGATATAGTCCCTTCAGAAGCTGTTTTTGATGCCAGACTGTCTCCTATCTCGCTGTCCTACAACAACTGCACCTCTGTCAACATATCAAACAATGGCCATTCCGTGGTAGTGGAGTTCATTGACTCAGATGAGAGATCAG TGATCCGGGGAGGTCCTCTGGAAAACATGTACAGACTTAAACAGTTTCACTTCCACTGGGGATGCAAGGGTTGCAGTGGCTCTGAGCATACGGTTGGTGGGAAAACCTACGCGTCTGAG CTTCATCTGGTTCATTGGAATGCCATAAAGTACAAGTCCTTTGGTGAGGCAGCAGCAGCACCTGATGGCCTGGCTGTCCTTGGCATCTTTCTGGAT ataggtGATGAGCACAGAGCTCTTCATCAGATAACAGATGCCTTGTACATGGTTAGATTCAAG GGAAGTGTTGTTGATTTCAAGGGCTTTAACCCAAAGTGCCTCCTGCCAAACAGTATGGAGTATTGGACATACCCAGGCTCTCTCACCACTCCTCCACTGCATGAGAGCGTCACATGGATCGTGCTGAAAGAGCCTATTTATGTGTCAGAGAAGCAG ATGGGAAAGTTCCGGACACTGCTGTTTAACGGTGAAGAGGAAGATGACCGAAAGCGCATGGAGAACAACTTCCGACCACCACAGCCGTTGAAAGGCAGGACAGTCCGGGCCTcattta